A DNA window from Ranitomeya imitator isolate aRanImi1 chromosome 2, aRanImi1.pri, whole genome shotgun sequence contains the following coding sequences:
- the LOC138664691 gene encoding uncharacterized protein: MGGLLSNLYQTLLNFSGTKARILLLGLDAAGKTTLLYKLKLNETVTTIPTIGFNVETVEPIRNVTFTVWDVGGQDRIRALWKHYFMNTDGLVFVVDSADPERFREARAELIAILESDEMRGVPFVVMANKQDLPGAQKPMELAEKLGLMKMKEHQWHVQGCCAANGDGLVEGLEVLTNLVKQFQKNKQF; this comes from the coding sequence ATGGGTGGTCTTCTGAGCAACCTCTACCAAACTCTTCTGAACTTCTCTGGAACCAAAGCCCGGATCTTGCTACTGGGTCTTGATGCTGCTGGAAAGACAACTCTACTATATAAACTGAAGCTGAATGAGACTGTCACTACAATCCCCACCATTGGATTCAATGTCGAAACTGTGGAACCCATCCGTAACGTCACCTTCACCGTGTGGGACGTGGGAGGTCAGGACAGGATCAGAGCCCTGTGGAAACACTACTTTATGAACACAGATGGTCTGGTTTTTGTGGTGGACAGTGCCGATCCCGAGAGGTTTAGGGAGGCCAGAGCAGAGCTCATCGCCATCCTGGAAAGTGATGAAATGAGAGGCGTCCCCTTCGTGGTGATGGCCAATAAGCAAGATCTACCTGGTGCCCAAAAGCCTATGGAGCTAGCAGAGAAATTGGGACTGatgaagatgaaagaacaccagtgGCACGTCCAAGGTTGCTGTGCTGCCAATGGGGATGGACTTGTGGAGGGGCTGGAGGTCCTCACCAATTTGGTAAAACAGTTTCAAAAGAATAAACagttctga